The following nucleotide sequence is from Primulina tabacum isolate GXHZ01 chromosome 2, ASM2559414v2, whole genome shotgun sequence.
tatgtttaataaagattttaaacatgatgtttctaaacaaatgtttgcaagatggcaggctcatttagttccttttgattttgaaataatttataaaaaaggtgaagataatcacttgccagatttcttaactcgagaatatttatcctaatgttttcacctacagatatgtattcccgaggaagaggagagtcctcttatagagggcgaggtggtaggggaaaaccccctaatatcattgcacagcatggtaaacagaggcttatagcccagaacttatccagttcatcagccagtaatactgagcaaaataatgagttatacaatgaatttcaagaattcttgaaacaaaagagaagtaatacagattctcaatcttcagcatcatatgctaatatcataaaagatgatgataacgattcagctctatatacagagacaaaacatcgagaattgattcttcttatagaagaaaaagatacccaatgggaaaaaactccatggactatcatggaaagatatctaaacaatacatcatatgtatatggttcttacaagcaaagaggattttatgaaaatcttctgatatctacaaaaagtgttgacataactcactttttcagtaatactcagcagaaaggaagttataacttctcaaagtttatcatcaagaagattatatctattgaagaatggggtatatctccattagttgaaaaagaattttattctgaaaatcataaaatgagttttaaattcaatttttgggattatattgaaagttttaataaaaccttgttttatgaaaatgagaaaagaaaacatacttggtttttaaagatttgtgaaagtatttttcactacccagttccaaattggtttttaatatggtggaagatatttggtccatccgcaaagattttgccagaggtttttataaaacccatgaatacttggttaaatgtttctccaagtattaaaaaattattttctgaacattggatcgatggtaaaactctatgtctatttttcatggaatttggtatcccatggatctggaaatggcagccagaattcggctacactgatgaaggtatcccttgcatatggaggGTCAGTTCCACAAATGGGCAGATAAAGCtacccaaaataaatattattataatagacctactcccatggacgttcttattgaagaacaagaatatatatttgctaatagttataatgggaaaagtatttatgaatgtaatattgatggttttagtgataagcaaatttataatactgctcacagaatgcttatgtatagtactgtgtgtaaaacttcaggtaatactgataaaaatattgctaagatgatcatatcaggttttactggccaacttaaaggttggtgggataactatttaaatcaattccaaaaagatgatattattaattcaataaaaattgagaataatattcaatcagaaaatgtagtttattcattaataatgctggaaaccaataacctccatgtgtgcgaaagccactaaggaaaagtttggttattaatatatatattaataaaatgttaaaactttAATGCAAGTTATACGTAGTTCAGCGGATAGAGTCATTGTTTCATAGGGTTTAGGATTATAAGTTAAATTCTGAttgaattcatttttttttcttttattttttaatttattttttaatttatatatcaaaattacagtgtagtccttcactattttttataattatattttgatctttatttaaatatacatcaaataaattacaaaaaatattatacaagtaCGCAACACGTGCGTCGTCCACcagtaattataaaaaataacaaCACATGGCCGAGAGATAAAAAGCTCTAATGATGATATTTAAAACGGCGACATTGTTCCAGTTTCTGTCCAACAATAAACCAGTATTATCCTCTGTTCTTTTCTTTCCAAGGATTCCAACTGAGTTTATGCTTTGTGGATATAAAAGGTAAGGATTCAAATCTTTTTCTAGATCCTTTTTTCCCTTTTCAATGTTTTGCCAAGGAATAAATGGTGCAAATCCTTCTCAAATTTATCACGCTATGTTTCGATTTGAACGAGGTCGTAAGCAAAGATATGGAATATATCTGCGTAATGAACGCTTGCATGGGTGAAGATTCAATCTTTATTCTGCAACATTATCTGTGTCTTTCCCAAGATCGATTATTTCTTCCTTTTGATTTCATTCGTGCGATAAATGTCCAGTTTCTCGTGATGGATTTGTGGGGTGAAGCCGAGGTTTGTTTCTGTTTTTGGAATCTAGTCGTGGATTTAATGGGGTCTGATATATGAATCacgtttaaaatgttttttgtGGATTGTTTGTTGCCATTTCAAGCATGTTTTTCCTTCTTGGTATCATGgattcacgtttttttttttgtgttcctGCTATTGCTCATTTATTTTGGAATTCGGTCTGCTGATTAGGAATGATggatttttatcatttggtaTATACTGATTGTCTCTACTTGTAGATGTTTGGACTGACAAATTAGATTGAATTTGAATCTCGATCTTCTGTGCTATTTATGTGTAGGTACTACTTATTCAGAGATTGCTTGAATTGAATAAATAGTATTGTTGCAAGAAAGCTATGAACAGCCATCCGTCTTCCTTGGGACGACCATCTTCAGGTGTGGTTCTGTGCCTCGTTGCAATACTAAGAAAATTTTAGTATTCTATAGCTCGAGTCTGTAAAAAgagaggaaaaggaaaaaagagGAACTGAATGTTGATGTCGTGTGACCCTTAAAATTGTCTACTGTGCATTGTACCTACTGCACGAACTGCATAATATTGTTAGATTACAGATAATGTATCACCAAGTGCGCTGTTTTGTAAGATGAAATGTAATCTTGTGGGACACATCATAATCAATATTTGGCATGACAATgctgatttttaaatattaaagctTGGTTCTTTGATTTCTGACATATGTTTAGACCACACTGCTTTCATCACCGTGGTTTTATTCGCAGACTTCAGTTTAACCATGGTGCATTGGTTACTGAAATGTTTACAGGTAAACGAagattgaaagatcttctgAGTCAACGGGATAACCGCGTATGTGCAGATTGTGGTGCTCCAGACCCAAAATGGGCGTAAGTTCCCAACACTAGGAACTTTTAAAGAAAGATTCAGTTATTGGTCTCCCCATAGATGTGGCCTTATGGATCATGCCGCTCACTTTTGCCCTTTTCCAGTGCTCAGAGACTGCAGATTCAGTGGTTTTCTTCCCTATATTTGTTACAATAGCTTGTTTATAccgaaaataattaaaaagttCTGCCTATAAAGGATTGttgatgtttttaaaaaattgatgaTGGAATTGAGATGAAGATATCTAAAACTTTCAAAGAAAATTCAGTTGTTCCTGGTTTATGGTTTGTTCAATTGTTCTCTTCCACCTTCAGGTCGGCAAATATTGGAGTGTTTATATGCTTGAAGTGCTGTGGAGTCCACAGAAGCCTTGGTACTCATATTTCTAAGGTGATTGCTTCAGGAATTTTACACTTCGCTACGAGCTCTTTACCCTAACCACTGAAGGGTCCCATTCGGCTTCTGCTTTTCTTAAAGTCTTTGATTCCTTTTGTCTTTACCTCGAAATTTCTATCCTACAGGTCTTGTCCGTGACATTAGATGAATGGTCCGATGACGAAATTGATGCAATGATCGAGGTTGGTGGAAATGCATCGGCAAATTCTATTTATGAGGCTTATATTCTCGAAGGAGTGTCAAAACCTGGACCAGACGCTGGCCATGAAGAGCGTTCAAGATTTATCAGgtggattttatatgttaattggTGTACCTTTTTAATGAGATGAAGAATGGTGGTTGTTTCTTCTATTGTTCTACTTTATCCCACATGTAAGACCAATAATTAAATTCCTTGACTTGCATGTTGTAGGTCTAAGTACGAGCTTCAAGAATTTCTGAAACCAAGCCTACGAATACTGTCAGGTGCTTCCAAAAAACATTCTTTGCAAGCAAGTTTATCCAGGAAGATCATGGATAGTTTTCGTACTTCAGCTTCGGCGCAAAAATCAGTATGTTACCTCGACTATCTTGGTTTTGTAAGGAGGTGATGTATAATTATGCACCGAGTTTTGGTGTTCTTATGATCATTACTTGTTTAAAGGTTATTTCAAATCTGATCCACAGGAAGGCATGGTGGAATTTATTGGGATGTTGAAGATTATTGTGCTTAAAGGAACAAATTTAGCTGTCCGAGATATGCTTTCAAGTGATCCATATGTCGTCTTGACTCTTGGGCAGCAGGTTAATATATCATTTCAGCTTCTCAAAGACATACAATTTTTCTGTCAATTCAGTTCCTTACATTTGGAGTTTCTTACACCTTTCATGCTGCTTCCTTTGTTCTCAGAAAGCACAAACAACTGTGATTAAAAGCAATTTGAATCCTATCTGGAATGAGGAACTCATGCTTTCTGTTCCACAAGATTATGGTTCCATTAAGCTGGTAATCCTTTATTTGTTGTTAAGTTATCAGATCCAAAAAATCATTGAGAGGCCAATTTAGCATATTGAACAGGGACAAAACTCACGGAAGGACCAAGCATCTCCCACTATAGCAATAGCTATAGTTGGTGGTGATTCTATACTTTGTTTCGTCTAAAACATGTAGCGATCCACACACTACATTTAAATCGATACGCCAGATAgcaaaattttatatttcatgGGAATTAACCAACATGAGCTTGGGTATGCTACCCATTGTAGGATTGAGTATTATAGTTGCACTAGAAGCTATGGTTGATAATAGTGGTGCTACTCAAATCTTTCAAATGTGCAGCAATCCAAATGCCATGTTTTGATTGTTGTACCAGCTTGACGGTCACAGATAGCAACAGGAAGCAACAAACAATTGTTGCGCTCTAACAGTTACAGTTTCAAAATGACTATACATGTAATTTAGAGATTTTCCCGTGTTGCCAAACCATTTGAAGTATATGATTGAGCCTTGTACGATGACGTGAGGgtgatatttgtttttttttccataaatttAACAGCAAGTTTACGATCATGATACATTTTCCGCGGATGATATTATGGGGGAAGCAGAGATAGATATTCAACCAATGATAACTTCTGCGACTGCATTTGGAGATGCTGGAATGTTTGGAAACATGCAAATTGGGAAATGGCTGAAATCACACGATAATGCTTTGCTAGAAGACAGCATTGTAAATATTGTTGATGGGAAAGTGAAGCAGGCTGTTTCCCTCAAGCTACAAAATGTAGAATCTGGTGAATTAGAACTTGAACTTGAGTGGATTTCTCTTGACCAATAGATGTATATATTACTTATTATCACCTTTTTCAACTCACCAGTTactgaaaattaattttatttacatTTGATTGGGAAAAGTATGCATTCTTTTCTGTTACTTTTTTCTCGGCCGAGTGTTTTATACTGTACCATCTGGACAAATCTTCCCTTAAACTCGAGACGGATTCAAATTTATACCAGGGATGTGTTGGAGCTGAAATACTTGAGCTCGactgagaaaaaaaaatatttgaactcAAGCTTTTGGTGGGTCAATAATGATTTTCAAGCATGAGATTGATCAAGTTTTTGTAAGTAACGCTAATTTGTGCTCAGTCGGTTTTGAGTTTCTTCTTTCTTGTTTTTTGAGTAATTTACACTAAAGGGTTAATAGTAGTTTTAGCCATAGCAAAAAACATCTCCGAGTTCGATTTTTTTAGCTTAATCGAATTGGCTACTCGACATGGATTGGAGCTAGATTTCCGACCGTCCTCAAGTCGAGTTTCGACCGAGCTACTCGTAAACGATTCACTCGGAAAAAGAGTCCGTTCTTGACCATGAAACCAACGGTTTACTAGTAATATATGTATTATAATTAGCGTAATATGGATCGATTTGCAGCCTAGCATCTCTGCATGTAGAGAATGCatttttaaaagttaataaTAAGAAACTTCAATATTATGCTACTCTTTTGCCTACTTGGTGGTTGTTGAAGCAGCTCTTACTTCCATCCATGCCATCATagcgttaaaaatattttctgcaCTTTCATTTGGTTCGCCAATTAACTGATGCCACACGCCCCCCAAGATCTTCAAACTCTTGTCCTTGCTACTTGCTGTTTCATACAGGTATTTAGCCCCTTCAGGATCGCATATTATATCGTCTCCACCATGCATAATCAGCAATGGCACTTCCAATAGATGGCAACTTCTTTTATATATTCACAGGTTTTCATAAACTGCAGTGCAGATGCTGCAGTTGGCTTCCCGGAAGTCCGTCGATTCGGGCTATTTTCCGCCAGTTTCCTCTTCCAATCTTCCTTGTAAGCTTTACTCAACGGAGGGCTAGTGATCGCAATTCTCCAAGATGGAGCAAAATATGCAGCTATAGGTAGCAACTTCTCCAACGGCCACACCGGTTTAAACTTCCTCGAGATCTCACACATTGCACCACTCAAGATCAAGCCTTTCCATTCTGTTTTTTGCTTCAAGCATATGAGTATGGCAATGCCACCACCTAAAGACTCACCGTAGAGAAAGCGTGGAAGATTCGGATGAACATAATGGATTGAGTCGAAATAATGAATGCAGTCAGAGACCAAGGGGTGAATATCTGAGATATGATCGTATGGCCCTTCTGAGAATCCATGACCTTGTAAATCGAGGGCACAACACAAAAAACCGGCTTTCGCTATGGCTACTGCGTTTAGTTCAAAAAGCCAACTGCTCTCTGAGGTGTAGCCATGAATCATGGCTACTATCCCTTTCAGCTTGGATTTTGGATCTGCAGGTTGCCAAGTTTGGGTGAATATGTTAATGTTTTCTTGGTTTTTCATGTAGGTTTCTTGGTGGAGTATCTGATGTTTCTTGTAAAAATCCTCCTTTTTCAGGGATCCGTAAGGGCTGTTCTCATTGGCTTCATGAATTGGATGAGCCATTTTCCCTGGTTTCTTGTGTAAATTTTGTGTGAAGTTTGTACATTGTTGCCACCCACTAAACGTTCAACATATAAAGAGGATGGAGGTGGGGGTAGGGGTGCTGATGTTCTTTATGATTAGTTGGAAAAAAAATCTCCCAACTGTCAACATAAATGATCCTCAAATAATTTACCcattttgttaatttttctgAAATTAGAAAAAGAAATATAAGTTTGATAAGATCAAGTATTTAACTAATACCATCattatggaaattttttttctacAATCAGACATAGCTTTGAATCAGGGGATAAATCTACCATCCCTTGGACTAATGGTCACATGTGGTGAGACTTCTGCCTCTAAAATTGTCACATCTGAGCGAATTCAAGCCCATCTCTCAAATTCGCTTAACACGTTAAAGGTCATGCTTTCTTATTAACAAGAGGTCAGAAAAGACCGTGCTCATGGTCTCTTCCAAAAAGGTCGAGCTCAAGAACATATCAAAGGGgccaaacacatgaaaattcTGACAAGGTCAAGCTCACAGACCATTCCCTAAGGGTCCAAGTTCATAAGTGTGGCTGAGAAATCCGAGCCCAATGACAGTTGGGAAATGTGAAGATATCTTTGGTAGTAGATAAAACCCCGATAAATATGGGACCTGATCGAATCTCATCAAAATAAGGTGAGAGCCCTAGTCGCCATCGTAAGAAAGTCCTACCATCTGATGTTTCCTATCTCAAGTGAGTTTCTACCCTAACAAGAATCATTCTCCAACAAGATAACTAGCATCTTCTGCTTCTATAAATACGAGATATTGGTCACGGTTTTACGACATTCACTATCTCTTGTTCATTCAGCACTAATATATCACACTTCGCTCTTTGTATTCATAATCAGAGCACAGATTTAAGTATCGGAGGGGTCACGCCGGAAATATCTCTGACGCTCTCTAACCTTATTTTTGTCTGTGCAGACCTCTCAACACCGACCCGACCCCCAAAGACTCGGAGATTTGAAGATCCGTTCACCAGACCGAAGACAAGGTAAAATTTTTGTATCAATCAAATATATTCATTAtggaattattatttttttacaatcaAACATAACTTTGAATAAGAGGAATCAATATACCACCCGTTGGACTAGTGGTCACATGTGGTGGGACTGAGCTGGAGTACTCTACGTCCCAGACTAAAAAATTTAATGAAAGTCGATGAGCAGGCTAGTTTAGATTAGGCtagtttattttatatatatatatagtgatgGTGAAGTTAAACTTCGaaaaatctttatatatatataataaagtgATGGTGAAGTTAAACTTTGAA
It contains:
- the LOC142534624 gene encoding ADP-ribosylation factor GTPase-activating protein AGD12-like, which produces MNSHPSSLGRPSSGKRRLKDLLSQRDNRVCADCGAPDPKWASANIGVFICLKCCGVHRSLGTHISKVLSVTLDEWSDDEIDAMIEVGGNASANSIYEAYILEGVSKPGPDAGHEERSRFIRSKYELQEFLKPSLRILSGASKKHSLQASLSRKIMDSFRTSASAQKSEGMVEFIGMLKIIVLKGTNLAVRDMLSSDPYVVLTLGQQKAQTTVIKSNLNPIWNEELMLSVPQDYGSIKLQVYDHDTFSADDIMGEAEIDIQPMITSATAFGDAGMFGNMQIGKWLKSHDNALLEDSIVNIVDGKVKQAVSLKLQNVESGELELELEWISLDQ
- the LOC142537826 gene encoding caffeoylshikimate esterase-like, with product MAHPIHEANENSPYGSLKKEDFYKKHQILHQETYMKNQENINIFTQTWQPADPKSKLKGIVAMIHGYTSESSWLFELNAVAIAKAGFLCCALDLQGHGFSEGPYDHISDIHPLVSDCIHYFDSIHYVHPNLPRFLYGESLGGGIAILICLKQKTEWKGLILSGAMCEISRKFKPVWPLEKLLPIAAYFAPSWRIAITSPPLSKAYKEDWKRKLAENSPNRRTSGKPTAASALQFMKTCEYIKEVAIYWKCHC